The Miscanthus floridulus cultivar M001 chromosome 7, ASM1932011v1, whole genome shotgun sequence genome includes a region encoding these proteins:
- the LOC136466350 gene encoding homoserine kinase-like, with translation MAAATSTASAPSSFPSARRARARAGAGARPSLVSLRVRAANPATVNVTAAADPAPVFQSVTAFAPATVANLGPGFDFLGCAVADASLSLGDTVTATLDPTLPPATVSIASVTSPSRPHLADRLSKDPLRNCAGIAAIAALRALGVRSHAVSIHLTKGLPLGSGLGSSAASAAAAAKAVDALFGSRLARDDLVLAGLESEKAVSGFHADNIAPAILGGFVLVRSYDPFHLVPLCSPPALRLHFVLVTPDFEAPTSKMRAALPKQVDVHQHVRNSSQAAALVAAVLQGDAGLIGSAMSSDGIVEPTRAPLIPGMAAVKAAALQAGALGCTISGAGPTAVAVIEGEEKGEEVARRMVDAFWSAGKLKATATVAQLDTLGARVIATSSLD, from the coding sequence ATGGCGGCGGCGACTTCCACAGCCTCCGCGCCCTCCTCCTTCCCCTCCGCCCGCAGGGCTAGGGCCAGGGCCGGGGCCGGGGCTCGGCCATCGCTCGTCTCTCTCCGCGTCAGAGCAGCCAATCCCGCCACGGTCAACGTTaccgccgccgccgaccccgcCCCCGTCTTCCAGTCCGTCACGGCCTTCGCGCCAGCCACCGTCGCCAACCTCGGCCCGGGCTTCGACTTCCTCGGATGCGCCGTCGCCGACGCCTCCCTCTCCCTGGGCGACACCGTCACCGCAACCCTCGACCCCACACTCCCGCCCGCCACCGTCTCCATCGCCTCTGTCACATCCCCGTCGCGGCCCCACCTCGCGGACCGCCTCTCCAAGGACCCGCTCCGCAACTGCGCCGGCATCGCCGCCATCGCCGCGCTCCGCGCCCTCGGCGTCCGCTCCCACGCCGTCTCTATCCACCTCACCAAGGGCCTGCCGCTCGGCTCGGGGCTCGGCTCCTCcgcggcctccgccgccgccgccgccaaggccGTCGACGCCCTCTTCGGCTCCCGCCTCGCACGCGACGACCTCGTCCTCGCGGGGCTCGAGTCCGAGAAGGCCGTCAGCGGCTTCCACGCCGACAACATCGCCCCCGCAATCCTCGGCGGCTTCGTCCTCGTCCGCAGCTACGACCCCTTCCACCTCGTCCCGCTCTGCTCCCCGCCCGCGCTCCGCCTCCACTTCGTCCTCGTCACCCCTGACTTCGAGGCGCCCACAAGCAAGATGCGCGCCGCGCTGCCCAAGCAGGTCGACGTCCACCAGCACGTGCGCAACTCCAGCCAGGCAGCGGCGCTCGTGGCGGCGGTGCTGCAAGGGGACGCGGGCCTCATTGGCTCCGCGATGTCGTCCGACGGCATCGTCGAGCCCACCAGGGCACCCCTCATACCTGGCATGGCGGCTGTCAAGGCGGCGGCCCTGCAAGCTGGAGCGCTGGGCTGCACAATTAGCGGCGCTGGCCCCACAGCGGTGGCCGTCATCGAAGGGGAGGAAAAGGGGGAGGAGGTTGCCCGCAGGATGGTGGACGCCTTCTGGAGCGCAGGCAAACTCAAGGCGACAGCAACCGTCGCTCAACTCGATACCCTTGGTGCCAGGGTCATCGCCACGTCATCGTTGGACTAG